A genomic region of Anas platyrhynchos isolate ZD024472 breed Pekin duck chromosome 9, IASCAAS_PekinDuck_T2T, whole genome shotgun sequence contains the following coding sequences:
- the SUCNR1 gene encoding succinate receptor 1 isoform X1: MQKALAYHPLVTPLQAVNNTGRCEISETLEKYYLSTMYSLEFILGFIGNSIVVLGYIFCLKDWKSGNIYLFNLSLSDLLFLCTLPVLVNGYSRGYWVESNTLCYSNRFLLHANLYTSILFLTVVSIDRYLLIKYPFREHILQKKKTAFIVCIAVWILVILELLPLMAFLDTEKTTNNYKCLDYASSGDPGKSLIYSMFLTIFGFLIPLSIMCFFYVKMFLFLKKWREQISSFLTLEKPLTLVILALATFSLLFAPYHIMRNVRIASRIPALNMSACTQNIIKDIYIVTRPIAFLNSAINPVFYFLMGDHFREMLMAKVMQLLSRFTTPSK; this comes from the exons ATG CAGAAGGCTCTTGCTTATCATCCTCTTGTAACACCGCTGCAG GCTGTGAACAACACAGGCAGATGTGAGATCAGCGAAACCCTAGAAAAGTATTATCTTTCCACCATGTATAGCCTTGAGTTCATTTTAGGCTTCATTGGAAACAGTATTGTGGTGCTTGGCTatattttctgcctgaaagactGGAAAAGTGGCAACATCTACCTGTTTAATTTATCATTATCAGATTTATTGTTTCTGTGTACATTACCAGTGCTTGTGAACGGCTACTCCAGAGGCTACTGGGTAGAGTCGAACACGCTGTGCTATAGCAACAGGTTCCTGTTGCATGCAAACCTGTACACCAGCATCCTTTTCCTTACTGTCGTCAGTATTGACAGGTACCTGCTCATAAAATATCCTTTCAGAGAACATATTctacagaagaagaaaacagcctTTATCGTGTGTATTGCCGTATGGATCTTGGTGATATTGGAACTGTTGCCATTGATGGCTTTCCTGGACACTGAAAAGACTACCAATAATTACAAATGTCTAGATTATGCAAGTTCTGGAGACCCTGGAAAAAGCCTTATCTATAGTATGTTTCTGACTATCTTTGGGTTCCTCATCCCTCTTTCTATTATGTGCTTTTTCTATGTgaagatgtttctttttcttaaaaagtggAGAGAGCAAATCAGTTCTTTCTTGACACTTGAAAAACCCCTTACCTTAGTCATTCTCGCACTGGCCaccttttcattgctttttgcTCCCTATCACATAATGCGCAATGTCCGAATTGCTTCCCGAATACCAGCCTTGAATATGTCTGCGTGCACACAGAACATCATCAAAGACATTTACATTGTCACAAGAcccattgcatttttaaatagtgCCATTAatcctgttttttatttcttaatgggTGACCACTTCAGAGAGATGCTGATGGCAAAAGTAATGCAGCTCCTGAGCAGGTTCACAACCCCCAGCAAATGA
- the SUCNR1 gene encoding succinate receptor 1 isoform X2: MAVNNTGRCEISETLEKYYLSTMYSLEFILGFIGNSIVVLGYIFCLKDWKSGNIYLFNLSLSDLLFLCTLPVLVNGYSRGYWVESNTLCYSNRFLLHANLYTSILFLTVVSIDRYLLIKYPFREHILQKKKTAFIVCIAVWILVILELLPLMAFLDTEKTTNNYKCLDYASSGDPGKSLIYSMFLTIFGFLIPLSIMCFFYVKMFLFLKKWREQISSFLTLEKPLTLVILALATFSLLFAPYHIMRNVRIASRIPALNMSACTQNIIKDIYIVTRPIAFLNSAINPVFYFLMGDHFREMLMAKVMQLLSRFTTPSK, from the exons ATG GCTGTGAACAACACAGGCAGATGTGAGATCAGCGAAACCCTAGAAAAGTATTATCTTTCCACCATGTATAGCCTTGAGTTCATTTTAGGCTTCATTGGAAACAGTATTGTGGTGCTTGGCTatattttctgcctgaaagactGGAAAAGTGGCAACATCTACCTGTTTAATTTATCATTATCAGATTTATTGTTTCTGTGTACATTACCAGTGCTTGTGAACGGCTACTCCAGAGGCTACTGGGTAGAGTCGAACACGCTGTGCTATAGCAACAGGTTCCTGTTGCATGCAAACCTGTACACCAGCATCCTTTTCCTTACTGTCGTCAGTATTGACAGGTACCTGCTCATAAAATATCCTTTCAGAGAACATATTctacagaagaagaaaacagcctTTATCGTGTGTATTGCCGTATGGATCTTGGTGATATTGGAACTGTTGCCATTGATGGCTTTCCTGGACACTGAAAAGACTACCAATAATTACAAATGTCTAGATTATGCAAGTTCTGGAGACCCTGGAAAAAGCCTTATCTATAGTATGTTTCTGACTATCTTTGGGTTCCTCATCCCTCTTTCTATTATGTGCTTTTTCTATGTgaagatgtttctttttcttaaaaagtggAGAGAGCAAATCAGTTCTTTCTTGACACTTGAAAAACCCCTTACCTTAGTCATTCTCGCACTGGCCaccttttcattgctttttgcTCCCTATCACATAATGCGCAATGTCCGAATTGCTTCCCGAATACCAGCCTTGAATATGTCTGCGTGCACACAGAACATCATCAAAGACATTTACATTGTCACAAGAcccattgcatttttaaatagtgCCATTAatcctgttttttatttcttaatgggTGACCACTTCAGAGAGATGCTGATGGCAAAAGTAATGCAGCTCCTGAGCAGGTTCACAACCCCCAGCAAATGA